Genomic window (Leptospira kirschneri serovar Cynopteri str. 3522 CT):
CAATTGTCGTTCTGCTAAAAGATGAAAGTGAATGTGAAATACAGTTTGTCCTCCGTTTTTTCCTGTGTTATTTACTACTCTATAGCCGTTTTCTGCAAATCCAAGATTTTTTGCAATATCACGGATTTGTAATAAAATATTTCCGAGCAGATTGGAATCTTCGTTTTCGATTTCAGAAAGAGAGGAAATATGTTTTTTAGGAATAAAAACTATGTGAACCGGGGCTTGGGGAGAAATATCATAAAAAGCTAATGTCTCTTCGTTTTCAAAAACGATTTTGGAAGGAATTTCCTTACGGACGATTTTACAAAAAATACAATTTGGATCTGTCATTCTTGATTCTCCATACAAAGCGCCGCGGCGCCTAAGGTTCCGGATACGTTTCCTCCGGGAAGGATTTGGGTATACGTTTTAAAAATTGGAAAAATCAATTCCCGGATCCTATTTTGTAGAGAATTACCGAACAAATCCCAGGAATTTACAAGTCCTCCCGTAAAAACGATTTTCTCCGGGTTGATTGTATGAATTAGATTTCTACAAAGTTGTGCAAGAGCTTCAATTCCTTCGTTTAACAAAATCAATGCGGTTTTGTCCCCCTTTCTACTTTTTTCAAAAAATTCCTCCGCAGAATTTAAAACTTCTCCTGTTTTTTCTTTGTATCGATTTAAAAATCCGCTGGCGCTAAAATAGGCTTCGGTGCAACCTCTTTGACCACAACCGCATAGGGAGCCGTTTGGAAGATACGTAACGTGTCCCGCTTCCATTCCACTTCCTTTATAACCGTTGAAAAGTTTTCCTTGATATATCCAACCACCTCCTAATCCGGTTCCTAAGGTTAGGATTATCAAATTAGGTGATCCTTTTCCTAAACCGAAATGGTATTCTCCCAGAGCGGCAAGGTTTGCGTCATTATTATAATATACTGGAATAGAAAACTTTTCTTTTAAATGAGAGACTAACGCCACATTTTTTAAAAGCGGAAGATTGGCAGACTCGATCAAAATTCCATTTTCAGAATCGATCGGTCCGGGACTTCCTATACCCACCGCCATCAAGGAGGAAGTTTTCATTTCCGATACGATGTCACAAATAGAATCTAGGAATTGTTTTTCGTTTGTTTCCACTCCGGTTTTGCGGAAAGAACTTTTTAACACGTTTCCGTTGGAATCGATGAGACTTGCTTTGATACTTCCGGCGCCTATATCGATTCCGAGAAAGGATTTCATTTTACCACCCGGGTAAATTCTCCCTCTCTCATTTCATAGATTGTTTTAGCGTCAAAGGCTAAATTCATATCATGAGTTACTAATAGAATCGTAAGACCTCTGGAGTTGAAATCGTAGAGAAGATCTCGTACTAATTCGCTGTTTTCTGGATCTAAGTCTCCCGAAGGTTCGTCCGCAAGAAGAAGTTCCGGTTCGTTGATTAGGGATCTGGCGATGGCGGTCATCTGAATCTGACCGCCAGAAAGTTTACT
Coding sequences:
- a CDS encoding histidine triad nucleotide-binding protein; translation: MTDPNCIFCKIVRKEIPSKIVFENEETLAFYDISPQAPVHIVFIPKKHISSLSEIENEDSNLLGNILLQIRDIAKNLGFAENGYRVVNNTGKNGGQTVFHIHFHLLAERQLHWPPG
- a CDS encoding ROK family protein — protein: MKSFLGIDIGAGSIKASLIDSNGNVLKSSFRKTGVETNEKQFLDSICDIVSEMKTSSLMAVGIGSPGPIDSENGILIESANLPLLKNVALVSHLKEKFSIPVYYNNDANLAALGEYHFGLGKGSPNLIILTLGTGLGGGWIYQGKLFNGYKGSGMEAGHVTYLPNGSLCGCGQRGCTEAYFSASGFLNRYKEKTGEVLNSAEEFFEKSRKGDKTALILLNEGIEALAQLCRNLIHTINPEKIVFTGGLVNSWDLFGNSLQNRIRELIFPIFKTYTQILPGGNVSGTLGAAALCMENQE